The sequence below is a genomic window from Streptococcus pantholopis.
ATCCAGAAGTTCTTTTTCTACGGTCTCCAGTAACTCCTCTTCTTTCAGCCTTTCAACTGTAATCGTTTTGTTTTCACTCTGTCGGAAGTCTTTTATTTGATAAACGTCATTCCCATCGTTATAGGTAACCAAAGGGTAAGCATCGGTTTTTAAATTTTCAGCTAGCTCTTTTCTTTCTTTTTTATTAAACTCTTTCCCCAGACCAAGCATATAGTTTTTTAACAGTTCCACTCTTCTTTCAGCAGGCAAGGTTGCCGATAAAATGATAACTGGTACACCATAGGCACCCATCCAGCGGATTGCTTCCAGCAAATACTGGTTCATGTAGGAATCATAGGCATGCACCTCATCAATAATCACGACTTTTTTACTAAAGCCCAAGTGCCGTAAAGCAAGATGTTTTTGTTTTAAGGCTACCATCAAAAACTGATCAACTGTACCGATAACAAAGTCATCTAATGAAGCAGTCTTTCTGCCGGAAAACCACTGATTAACAATAACGCTACCATTCTCTTCAAAGTAATCGCTATTGATATTACTAGCAGTTGGTAACTCTGAAAAGGCTTCGTTCAGTTGGGCTTTACCATGCACGAGATGAATAGAAACATTTTCATTTTCTTCTAGGTCTTTTCGGATGCTTTCAAGCCACTTTTCTATTCTGCGAAAAATCCCATTGGAAGTTGCTTGAGTAGGTAAGCCAAAAAAGATCCCATTTCTTCCTGTTTTAGCTGCCAGCTGTTCTGTTGCTATTAAAGCGGCTTCTGTTTTCCCTACACCCATCGGAGCTTCTAAAATAAAGATCCCAGGTTTTCTTGTATTAACGATCGTATCCGCAAGTACAGTCTGCACATCTCTAGGCTTAAAACCAAAACGGCTTTTATAAACCTTTTCAAAGTCAATAAGATCTGCGGGTTCCCACAAACGCGTTTTCTTCCACTCAGAAAAACCAATTTGTATTCTGTTTGATGGATCACTTACTTCTGCATCATCAACCGATAACAAAGGAAAATAATCTTCATTGCTAGCAATCCAGTCAGCCATAATGAGAACTCCAGATAAAATAACCTGAGCAGGCTGTTTAACCTTAGGCAAATCCTCAACGCTTGTAAAGCCGCTAACCTCTAATCCCCAGTTAAAAATATTTCTCTGGGCTTGCTCCCATTTTTGATGAATTTTATTCTCCGAGTCTTGAATTTGAAAATAATTAGTTGGATACGATTGACCCTGACTTTTATAATCTTCAGTAGAATCAATCGGTTTGCCATGGTGGCCGCCAATGATGGTCGCAAGGTCTTCCCTGACTCCATATCTATATAAAAGGTACTGACCGGCAATACTATGGTGACTTTGCCTAGGTTTAGCCAATTGAAGAGAACTGATTCCTTCAAAACCCGATCGTTCTAACTTTTCTAAAAGTTGCAGATCTAAATCCTCAGAATTTGAATAGCCTTTTTGAGTCTGAAAAGCTGGTGTAGCCTTTCCTATGTCATGCACTGCAGCTAAAAATTGAGCAACTCGTTTGCCTAAATCTTCTGCTTTATAAGCACTTTCTAATGACTCTTCAATCAATCGCTTTTGCCCGTCTCCTAACCAATGTTCCCACAACAGGCCAGCTACATTCTTTGTGTCTTCTAAATGCTGCATCAGAGAAAGCCAAAGCAGTCGACCGCTGTCTTCACGCTTTTTTGCCCAAAAATAAGACTTTCTTTTCATAGATAAAAATCCTTTATCCTTTATAATATCAACTAGTCAGAATATTACAAAAATTTCTATTCTGCTACGATTATACCATATAATACCACATAAAAAACAGTTTTTTATCCCAATTTGTATAATTAAGCTAGACAGAAAAAGCCATCTATGTTAGGCTCAGATAAACTACCACATTTGTCTGAAAGGAACTAACATAAATGACCTACACTCATCTTACCACAAATGAACTCGTAATGATAGAGGCATATTACCAAGCAGGGAAGAAAGTTTGCGATATTTCCAAGTCACTTGTCAGAGCACGTCAAACGATTTATAATGTTCTTTCTTTCCTAAAAGCTGGTCATTCGGCTTATGACTATTATGAACGCTACAAAGCCAACAAGAAGCGTTGTGGTCGGAAAAACACCCAACTCACAAAGCCAGTACAAGACTTTATCCAATCACGTTTAGAATTGGGGTGGAGTCTCGATGTGATAAAAGGGACTCATCCTGATAAAATTCCTTGTTCTATGAGAACCCTTTATTGCTTAGCTGACCGGGGTATCATCGATAAAAAAGATTTACCTTGGCAAGGGAAACGAAAGTCCAATGGGAAGAAAGAAACTCGCGGAAAACAAGCGTTTCGCAGAGATATTCGTCAACGTGCTGAAATGTATCCAGAGTTTGATACTGAATTTGGTCATCTTGAAGGGGATACCATTGTTGGTAAGAATCACAAAAGTGCCGTTATTACGCTAGTTGAGAAGCAGTCAAAACGATTATCACACTTCAAACCAATGGACGAAAAGCTAGTGATATTGAGTATTCAGTCAGTAAGTAGATGTCACAGTTTCCAAAACATCTCTTTAAGTCCATTACTTTTGATTGCGGGAAAGAATTCTCGAATTGGCAGTCCATTTCCAATAAACATGACATTGACATATTCTTTGCGGATCCAGGATGTCCGGGTTAACGCGTTCTAAATGAACATTCTAATGACTTATTAAGACGACACGGACTTCCTAAGCAAATGGACTTCAGCGGCATTTCTCAAAAATGTTTATCAGCTATAGCTGATAAGAGAAATAGAATTTCAAGAAAATCATTGAACTACAAAACACCTTATCACGTTTTTCTGACTAACATCAAAATGTCTAACTTAATTTGACAAATGAGGTATTTAAAACAATCTTATAATTTGGCTCTATAATTTCTGTAGTGGGGACACCCCGACAGAGATTGTGGAGTCTTTTTGACTACACAAAAAATCCCATATAATCTATAACTCAAAGCAACCGAACACACATTGAAATCCGTTCTAAGTCAGACTATGCTATACTTCTGTATCTTACCCTCCTTATCAAAGACAAACGGCAAAGTCTGGCTTTCTAAAGCCGCCATTCGTAAGCTGAAGGAATTAACCTTTAAGCCTGGGCTTTCCTTCCTTTCACTTTCAGGAGAAAAATCTGACTGCTTCTTTGACTTAATAGGCGATAGCTTTGAAGCGGTCAATCCAGTTTTTCAGACTGTCTTTAAAACGTTTAAAAATAGGGACTCAAGATAATCAATGCCTTTGGACAGTCTTACTCCAGCGCTAAACCTAGAAGTCACAAACAATCTTATTAAGGTCATCAAACGCATATGTTTGGCCTTAGGAAGAGGCATACTTTAAGACACGGCTTTTAGCGCCCTCAACATCAAAAGAGAGAACCAATCTGGCCCTCTCTCTAGTCTTATGATTAAATCACTTGTCATCTAGTCTCTACAGTTGATAATGAGCCGTTTTTTCTTATCAGTATGGCATGACATCGTAGGATTCAGTGTGCAGTGCTTGTTCTCTGCACGTATTGTTACCGATAAGTGCCTACTCGATACCAATTTCTGCTTGAACTACTTCTGCGATAGTATCGACATAATAAGCGACTTGTTCGTCTGTCGGAGCTTCTGCCATCACGCGCAGAAGCGGCTCAGTTCCGCTTGGCCTGACCAAAATCCGGCCGTTGCCGCCCATCTCTGCTTCCATTTTTTCTATAACAGCAGCAATAGCAGGCACTTCTGTCGCTTTTTCCTTCATTTTGTTATCGACACGGATATTGACAAGTTTTTGCGGATAGATGGTCACTTCTGCAGCTAGTTCAGATAATTTTTTACCTGTCTCCCGCATGACTTTTGTCAGCTGAATAGCCGTCAGCTGGCCATCACCGGTTGTGTTGTAATCCATAATAATCACATGGCCTGACTGTTCACCGCCAAGATTATAGCCTGATTTACGCATTTCTTCCACAACATAACGGTCACCCACTGCTGTAATCACTTTATTGATTCCTTGGCTGTCCAGAGCTTTATGGAAGCCCAGAT
It includes:
- a CDS encoding CRISPR-associated helicase/endonuclease Cas3 — encoded protein: MKRKSYFWAKKREDSGRLLWLSLMQHLEDTKNVAGLLWEHWLGDGQKRLIEESLESAYKAEDLGKRVAQFLAAVHDIGKATPAFQTQKGYSNSEDLDLQLLEKLERSGFEGISSLQLAKPRQSHHSIAGQYLLYRYGVREDLATIIGGHHGKPIDSTEDYKSQGQSYPTNYFQIQDSENKIHQKWEQAQRNIFNWGLEVSGFTSVEDLPKVKQPAQVILSGVLIMADWIASNEDYFPLLSVDDAEVSDPSNRIQIGFSEWKKTRLWEPADLIDFEKVYKSRFGFKPRDVQTVLADTIVNTRKPGIFILEAPMGVGKTEAALIATEQLAAKTGRNGIFFGLPTQATSNGIFRRIEKWLESIRKDLEENENVSIHLVHGKAQLNEAFSELPTASNINSDYFEENGSVIVNQWFSGRKTASLDDFVIGTVDQFLMVALKQKHLALRHLGFSKKVVIIDEVHAYDSYMNQYLLEAIRWMGAYGVPVIILSATLPAERRVELLKNYMLGLGKEFNKKERKELAENLKTDAYPLVTYNDGNDVYQIKDFRQSENKTITVERLKEEELLETVEKELLDGGVLGLIINTVKRAQELAKTFAEKFGEDMVDLLHSGFIATQRMQKEKELLKIIGKKAQRPKRKIIIGTQVIEQSLDIDFDVLISDLAPMDLLIQRVGRLHRHDIKRPTKHKEPRFYVLGTSESLDFEEGSSFVYGDYLLARTQYFLPDSIHLPADISPLVQKAYDFEQEINFGDKLNVRYIEAQKEYKVKIESKETKAKNYRIDNPVLKPSRRRPENLIGWLKKPNPDESEEKAYAQVRDSEDTIEVVALKVVESGYGLFGENKDISADITASNLAKQVAQNTLRLPLALSKSYNADKTIKELEEYHMRHLPDWSNSSWLKGSLGVIFNEDNEFTLNGFRLKYDEKYGLQAERV